Proteins encoded in a region of the Moritella marina ATCC 15381 genome:
- the moaE gene encoding molybdopterin synthase catalytic subunit MoaE: protein MFTDAIQIQTEDFDLATEYAALGQSYSTGAVVTFIGKVRDFNQGDNVSGLTLEHYPGMTEKSLAKILVEAETRWSIQGVKVIHRIGELALGDQIVFVGVASMHRGDAFQACEFIMDYLKTQAPFWKKEATEEGAHWVDARETDTTAADRWK, encoded by the coding sequence ATGTTTACTGATGCAATTCAAATCCAAACTGAAGATTTTGATCTGGCAACTGAATATGCTGCCTTAGGCCAAAGCTATAGTACGGGCGCCGTGGTTACTTTTATCGGTAAAGTACGTGATTTTAACCAAGGTGATAACGTGTCGGGTTTAACACTTGAGCATTATCCAGGCATGACCGAAAAATCGCTGGCGAAAATCTTAGTTGAAGCTGAAACTCGTTGGTCAATTCAAGGTGTTAAAGTGATCCACCGTATTGGTGAATTAGCGTTAGGTGACCAGATTGTTTTTGTTGGTGTTGCAAGTATGCACCGTGGTGATGCTTTCCAAGCCTGCGAATTCATTATGGACTACCTGAAGACACAAGCGCCATTCTGGAAAAAAGAAGCCACTGAAGAGGGGGCACATTGGGTTGATGCCCGTGAAACCGATACGACAGCTGCTGATCGCTGGAAATAA
- the moaD gene encoding molybdopterin synthase sulfur carrier subunit has product MIKVLFFAQIRELIDCAELNVTGPFESVNALRAELAAKGGKWALALDSDKLLVAVNQEICSLDSPVEDGAEVAFFPPVTGG; this is encoded by the coding sequence ATGATTAAAGTTTTATTTTTTGCACAAATTAGAGAATTGATTGATTGCGCTGAACTGAACGTTACAGGTCCGTTTGAATCAGTTAACGCATTGCGCGCTGAACTAGCAGCTAAAGGCGGCAAGTGGGCACTGGCGCTTGATTCAGATAAATTATTAGTCGCTGTTAATCAAGAAATCTGTAGCTTAGACTCACCGGTTGAAGACGGTGCTGAAGTTGCATTTTTCCCACCTGTAACAGGGGGATAA
- the moaC gene encoding cyclic pyranopterin monophosphate synthase MoaC, whose product MSQEFTHVNASGEANMVDVTEKTVTQREARAEAIVRMSAETLALIMSGDHHKGDVFATARIAGIQAAKKTSDIIPLCHPLMLTKVTVELTPEPENNLVRIETCCKLSGKTGVEMEALTAASAAALTIYDMCKAVQKDIIIDGVKLLEKTGGKSGHFKV is encoded by the coding sequence ATGTCTCAAGAATTTACACATGTAAATGCTTCTGGTGAAGCAAATATGGTTGATGTGACAGAGAAAACAGTCACTCAACGTGAAGCAAGAGCTGAAGCAATTGTGCGTATGTCAGCAGAAACACTGGCGCTTATTATGTCGGGCGACCATCACAAAGGTGATGTGTTTGCAACGGCTCGTATTGCGGGTATCCAAGCGGCAAAAAAAACATCTGATATTATTCCGCTTTGTCATCCGTTAATGTTGACTAAAGTGACGGTTGAATTAACCCCAGAACCTGAGAATAATCTTGTTCGTATCGAAACTTGCTGCAAATTGTCGGGTAAAACAGGCGTAGAAATGGAAGCGCTAACTGCCGCATCTGCTGCAGCGTTAACCATTTATGATATGTGTAAAGCGGTTCAGAAAGACATTATCATTGATGGTGTTAAGCTACTTGAAAAAACCGGTGGCAAGTCAGGTCATTTTAAAGTTTAA
- the moaB gene encoding molybdenum cofactor biosynthesis protein B, with amino-acid sequence MSHAESGFKAAKLAVLTVSDTRNEETDTSGRFLAEALVADGHVLLDKKIVIDDKYKIRAIVSQWIADEDIQGVLITGGTGFTARDMTPEAVLPLFDKAIEGFGELFRAVSYDEIGTSTIQSRAVGGFANKTVIFCMPGSTGACKTGWNKILREQLNNSHRPCNFMPHI; translated from the coding sequence ATGAGCCATGCTGAATCAGGGTTTAAAGCTGCCAAATTAGCAGTATTGACCGTATCCGATACCCGTAATGAAGAAACAGATACTTCAGGGCGCTTTCTTGCTGAGGCTCTTGTTGCTGATGGTCATGTCCTATTGGACAAAAAGATCGTTATTGATGATAAGTATAAGATCCGTGCCATCGTATCTCAATGGATTGCGGATGAAGATATTCAAGGTGTACTTATCACTGGCGGTACAGGTTTTACAGCTCGGGATATGACGCCTGAAGCGGTGTTGCCATTATTTGATAAAGCGATTGAAGGCTTTGGTGAATTATTCCGCGCAGTGTCATATGACGAGATCGGGACATCAACGATTCAAAGCCGCGCTGTTGGTGGTTTTGCTAATAAAACAGTTATTTTCTGCATGCCTGGTTCAACGGGTGCATGTAAAACGGGTTGGAATAAGATCCTGCGTGAGCAGTTGAATAATTCACATCGTCCATGCAACTTCATGCCACATATCTAA
- a CDS encoding RNA methyltransferase translates to MKNKNVSIGLTNPKSPTNVGAVMRAAGCYQADAVYYTGKRYDRASAFQTDTKNVAAKTPLTGVDNWLDSIPESTNIVCVELAEGAIPLPAFEHPDNVIYIFGPEDGTIDQKVIDRAMAVVYVPTVGCMNLAATVNVLLYDRLAKSVDTIANDALIRESRDNNNKVKVISIK, encoded by the coding sequence ATGAAAAATAAAAATGTATCAATTGGTTTAACCAATCCTAAAAGTCCCACTAATGTTGGTGCGGTAATGCGTGCAGCTGGTTGCTACCAAGCTGATGCGGTTTATTACACTGGTAAAAGATACGATCGCGCTTCAGCTTTTCAAACCGATACTAAAAATGTAGCCGCTAAAACCCCACTAACAGGGGTTGATAATTGGTTAGATAGTATTCCTGAATCAACAAATATTGTGTGTGTTGAACTTGCTGAAGGCGCTATACCGCTACCAGCGTTCGAACATCCAGACAATGTCATCTATATCTTTGGTCCTGAAGACGGCACCATAGATCAAAAAGTGATCGATCGTGCAATGGCCGTTGTTTACGTGCCGACAGTCGGCTGTATGAACCTCGCAGCGACAGTGAATGTATTACTCTATGATCGCCTTGCAAAGTCAGTAGATACCATCGCTAATGACGCGTTAATCCGCGAAAGTCGTGACAACAATAATAAAGTAAAAGTTATAAGCATAAAGTAA
- a CDS encoding TIGR02808 family protein, producing MSTLEYVIWHILGYAAIPTILLAGFVAVAGVSVFALSFTADKNKA from the coding sequence ATGAGTACGTTAGAATACGTTATTTGGCATATTTTAGGATATGCTGCAATACCCACTATTTTACTCGCAGGATTTGTAGCTGTTGCAGGTGTATCAGTATTTGCATTATCATTTACTGCAGATAAAAATAAAGCGTAA
- a CDS encoding NapC/NirT family cytochrome c: MKFILNFWRKLTTPSKAAVGTVLAMGFLGGIIFWGAFNMGMEATNTEEFCSACHAPIVKELKETIHYSNRSGVRAICSDCHVPHNWTDKIVRKVQASNEIVAFLMGKISTQEKFEARRKHLAVREWQRMKENDSQECRNCHNFEYMDFSEQGPRSRKQHSTALASGEKTCVDCHKGIAHQLPDMSDVPGW; the protein is encoded by the coding sequence ATGAAGTTTATTTTAAATTTTTGGCGAAAACTGACGACACCAAGTAAAGCGGCTGTTGGTACTGTTTTAGCAATGGGCTTTCTTGGTGGTATTATTTTCTGGGGTGCCTTTAACATGGGGATGGAAGCGACAAATACAGAAGAGTTTTGTTCTGCTTGTCACGCGCCAATTGTTAAAGAACTAAAAGAAACAATTCACTATTCGAATCGTTCTGGTGTGCGTGCAATCTGTTCTGATTGTCATGTACCGCATAACTGGACTGATAAAATTGTACGTAAAGTGCAAGCGAGTAATGAAATTGTGGCATTCTTGATGGGTAAAATTTCGACTCAAGAAAAATTTGAAGCTCGTCGTAAGCATTTAGCCGTGCGTGAATGGCAACGTATGAAAGAAAATGATTCACAGGAATGCCGTAATTGTCATAACTTTGAATACATGGACTTCTCAGAGCAAGGCCCACGTAGCCGTAAGCAACACTCAACAGCGCTAGCAAGTGGCGAGAAAACGTGTGTTGATTGCCATAAAGGTATTGCCCATCAACTTCCAGATATGTCTGACGTACCTGGTTGGTAG
- a CDS encoding nitrate reductase cytochrome c-type subunit produces the protein MRKLLAVLLAAGTLFSVSAQSTETAVIENVNNGGVASLRGITELDTTRKADELKRVIKDRSPIDRDYVYQPPLVPHQTRHYEVSLNANKCLSCHSWKYAGEMGATKISVTHYQGRDGEVLSDVSPRRYFCLQCHVTQADASPLIENEFKRVDSLR, from the coding sequence ATGAGAAAATTATTGGCTGTGCTGCTAGCTGCAGGGACTTTATTCTCTGTATCAGCACAAAGTACAGAAACGGCTGTCATTGAAAATGTAAATAACGGTGGCGTTGCCTCTTTACGTGGCATCACTGAACTGGATACCACGCGTAAAGCGGACGAGTTGAAGCGTGTGATCAAAGATCGTAGTCCAATCGATCGTGACTACGTATACCAACCACCATTGGTTCCGCATCAAACACGCCATTATGAAGTGTCTTTAAATGCGAACAAATGTTTGTCATGTCATAGTTGGAAGTACGCTGGTGAAATGGGTGCAACGAAGATTAGTGTAACGCATTACCAAGGTCGTGATGGTGAAGTGTTATCGGATGTGTCACCACGTCGTTATTTCTGCCTACAATGCCATGTAACGCAAGCTGATGCATCACCGTTAATCGAAAATGAATTTAAACGTGTAGATTCATTACGCTAA
- the napA gene encoding periplasmic nitrate reductase subunit alpha: protein MKLTRRAFVKANAAVSAAAIAGVTLPASATNLIAVSDETKIKWDKAPCRFCGTGCSVLVGTQGGKVVATQGDPEAPVNKGLNCVKGYFLSKIMYGKDRLTTPLLRMKDGKFSKDGEFASISWDQAFDIMAEKWKAALKEKGPTSVGMFGSGQWTVMEGYAAVKLMKAGFRSNNIDPNARHCMASAVGGFMRTFGIDEPMGCYDDFEESDAFVLWGSNMAEMHPILWTRITDRRLSNPHVRVNVLSTYKHRSFELADTGVIFNPQSDLAMANFIANYIIQNDAVNWDFVNKHTHFKRTATDIGYGLRDEHPMQAKAKNPNSGKMTAMTFEEYKASVAEYTVEKASEISGVSEEKLLTLAKQYADPNIKVMSLWTMGMNQHTRGVWMNSLVYNIHLLVGKISQPGNGPFSLTGQPSACGTAREVGTFSHRLPADMVVANPKHRAIAEKIWKLPEGTIPPKPGLHAVAQNRALKDGTLNAYWTMCNNNMQAAPNMMEEGLPGYRNPANFIVCSDPYPTVTAQASDLILPTAMWVEKEGAYGNAERRTQAWYQQVKSVEGAKSDLWQLMEFAKRFKIEEVWGEDLIAKMPEVRGKTMYDVLYKNGNVDAFPLSEAQELNDDANDQGFYVQKGLFEEYATFGRGHGHDLAPYDVYHTVRGLRWPVVNGVETKWRFAEGSDPYVGKGDGFKFYGKPDGKANIIFAPYEAPPEVPNEDYDMWLCTGRVLEHWHSGSMTARVPELYRAMPDALCYIHPDDAKKRNVRRGDEVLIESLRGEVRCRVETRGRNRPPVGLVFVPWFDARVLINKVCLDATDPLSKQTDYKKCAIKITKV from the coding sequence ATGAAATTAACCAGACGTGCGTTTGTTAAAGCGAATGCGGCAGTCTCTGCGGCTGCCATTGCTGGCGTTACGCTTCCTGCTAGTGCAACAAATCTTATTGCCGTTAGCGATGAAACCAAAATTAAGTGGGATAAAGCCCCATGTCGTTTCTGCGGTACAGGTTGCTCTGTATTAGTCGGAACACAAGGTGGTAAAGTTGTTGCGACACAAGGCGATCCTGAAGCACCTGTGAACAAAGGTCTTAACTGCGTTAAAGGTTACTTCTTATCGAAAATTATGTACGGTAAAGATCGTTTAACGACACCTTTATTACGTATGAAAGACGGTAAGTTCTCTAAAGATGGTGAATTCGCTTCTATTTCATGGGATCAAGCGTTTGATATCATGGCTGAGAAGTGGAAAGCTGCATTAAAAGAAAAAGGTCCAACATCAGTCGGTATGTTTGGTTCTGGCCAATGGACGGTGATGGAAGGTTATGCTGCAGTTAAATTGATGAAAGCTGGTTTCCGTTCAAATAACATCGATCCGAATGCACGTCACTGCATGGCTTCTGCCGTTGGTGGTTTTATGCGTACATTTGGTATTGATGAGCCAATGGGCTGTTATGATGACTTTGAAGAATCAGATGCGTTTGTTCTTTGGGGTTCAAACATGGCTGAAATGCATCCCATTCTATGGACGCGTATCACTGACCGCCGTTTAAGTAATCCACACGTTAGAGTAAACGTATTATCTACGTATAAGCATCGTTCTTTTGAACTTGCTGATACAGGTGTTATTTTTAACCCACAATCAGACCTAGCAATGGCTAACTTTATTGCTAACTACATCATCCAAAACGATGCTGTAAACTGGGACTTTGTTAATAAACACACTCACTTTAAACGTACAGCAACAGATATTGGTTACGGTTTACGTGACGAACACCCAATGCAAGCTAAAGCTAAAAACCCTAACTCGGGCAAAATGACAGCAATGACATTTGAAGAGTATAAGGCGTCTGTAGCTGAGTATACAGTTGAGAAAGCATCTGAAATCTCAGGAGTATCAGAAGAAAAACTACTGACTCTTGCTAAACAATATGCCGATCCAAATATTAAAGTAATGTCACTATGGACTATGGGTATGAATCAACATACGCGTGGTGTATGGATGAACAGCCTTGTGTATAACATTCACTTACTTGTTGGTAAAATTTCACAACCAGGTAATGGTCCATTCTCACTGACAGGTCAACCTTCAGCGTGTGGTACGGCCCGTGAAGTGGGGACATTCTCACACCGTCTACCTGCAGATATGGTTGTGGCGAATCCTAAACATCGCGCCATTGCTGAAAAAATCTGGAAACTACCTGAAGGTACGATCCCACCTAAGCCGGGCTTACACGCTGTTGCTCAAAACCGTGCACTAAAAGATGGTACCTTGAACGCGTACTGGACTATGTGTAATAACAACATGCAAGCTGCACCAAACATGATGGAAGAAGGTTTACCTGGTTACCGTAACCCTGCTAACTTCATCGTTTGTTCTGACCCGTATCCAACTGTAACAGCTCAAGCATCCGATCTTATTTTACCAACAGCAATGTGGGTGGAGAAAGAGGGCGCATACGGTAACGCTGAACGTCGTACGCAAGCTTGGTATCAACAAGTTAAATCTGTTGAAGGTGCAAAATCAGATTTATGGCAGTTAATGGAATTTGCTAAACGCTTCAAAATTGAAGAAGTGTGGGGCGAAGATCTCATCGCTAAAATGCCTGAAGTCCGTGGTAAGACGATGTACGATGTACTGTATAAAAACGGTAACGTTGACGCATTCCCACTAAGCGAAGCGCAAGAGTTAAACGATGATGCAAATGATCAAGGTTTCTACGTTCAAAAAGGGCTATTCGAAGAATACGCAACCTTTGGTCGTGGTCATGGGCATGATTTAGCACCATATGATGTTTACCATACTGTTCGTGGTTTACGTTGGCCTGTTGTGAACGGTGTTGAAACGAAATGGCGTTTTGCAGAAGGCAGTGATCCATATGTAGGTAAAGGTGATGGCTTTAAGTTTTATGGTAAGCCTGATGGCAAAGCAAACATCATCTTTGCACCGTACGAAGCGCCACCAGAAGTGCCAAATGAAGATTACGACATGTGGTTATGCACTGGCCGTGTTCTTGAGCATTGGCATTCAGGTTCGATGACTGCACGTGTACCTGAACTTTATCGTGCAATGCCGGATGCGCTTTGTTATATCCATCCTGATGACGCGAAGAAACGTAACGTGCGTCGTGGTGATGAAGTACTTATTGAATCACTTCGTGGTGAAGTTCGTTGTCGTGTGGAAACACGTGGTCGTAACCGCCCACCAGTAGGCTTAGTATTTGTACCTTGGTTTGATGCGCGAGTATTAATTAACAAGGTATGCCTAGATGCTACGGATCCGTTATCAAAACAAACGGATTATAAAAAATGTGCAATCAAAATTACAAAAGTGTAA
- a CDS encoding chaperone NapD, whose product MAEQEVHISSLIIHVKPESLVDVKHKISALPDAEIYGDSEEGKIIVVLETSNQKFVTDIIDKINNFEHVLSTSLVFHQIETIDPSCEDDL is encoded by the coding sequence ATGGCAGAACAAGAAGTTCATATATCAAGTCTAATTATTCACGTAAAACCAGAGTCTTTGGTCGACGTGAAACATAAAATCTCAGCGCTTCCAGATGCTGAAATTTACGGTGATAGTGAAGAGGGTAAAATTATCGTCGTATTAGAAACCAGTAATCAAAAATTTGTTACCGACATTATTGATAAAATTAATAATTTCGAACATGTCTTAAGTACTTCTCTTGTTTTTCACCAAATTGAAACTATCGATCCATCATGTGAGGATGATCTATGA
- the napF gene encoding ferredoxin-type protein NapF: MSINLARRSLFRRKDQDNVVRLPWLKADLDFTDKCTRCGDCSKACPEQIIIVGDGGFPEIDFSVSECNFCKECVNHCKEDLFDLTQAQAWDNKAAISISCLNNESVYCRSCAESCESEALKFNFTSTTFVSPDVVLDDCNGCGACVSVCPVNAIAVKLNR; the protein is encoded by the coding sequence ATGAGTATAAATCTAGCTCGACGTTCGTTATTCCGTCGTAAAGATCAAGACAATGTTGTACGACTACCTTGGTTAAAAGCAGACTTAGATTTTACTGATAAGTGCACCCGCTGTGGTGATTGTAGCAAGGCTTGTCCTGAGCAAATTATAATAGTAGGTGACGGCGGATTTCCTGAAATTGATTTTAGCGTATCAGAATGCAATTTTTGTAAAGAATGTGTAAATCACTGTAAAGAGGATTTATTTGATTTAACTCAAGCTCAAGCTTGGGATAATAAAGCTGCCATTTCAATAAGTTGCTTAAATAATGAGTCTGTATATTGTCGAAGTTGTGCGGAATCTTGTGAATCCGAAGCTTTGAAATTTAATTTTACTAGTACAACGTTTGTTAGCCCAGATGTTGTATTAGATGATTGTAATGGTTGTGGTGCTTGCGTTTCAGTTTGTCCTGTTAATGCAATCGCTGTGAAGCTCAATCGTTAA
- the moaA gene encoding GTP 3',8-cyclase MoaA, translating to MQLQDQFSRKFYYLRLSITDVCNFKCNYCLPDGYKADGKPEFLGRDELRRIVTGFAEMGTEKVRITGGEPSLRKDFTDIISDIAEIPKINKVATTTNGFNLEKYAQQWRDAGLDALNVSIDSLDARMFRQITGKNMFHKVMAGLDAAFTAGFETVKVNTVLMRNLNDIELDDFLNWIKTRPIQLRFIELMQTGDNQALFDKHHVSGASIRDKLILQGWVSKVRGKADGPAQVFIHPDYIGEIGLIMPYEKNFCSTCNRLRVSTKGRLHLCLFGEGGVELRDLLQDDNQQQALIERVVGHMSEKKSTHFLQDGFTANTPHLASIGG from the coding sequence ATGCAACTTCAAGATCAGTTTTCGCGTAAATTTTATTATTTACGCTTATCAATTACAGACGTTTGTAATTTCAAATGTAACTACTGCTTACCAGATGGCTATAAAGCTGACGGTAAACCTGAATTCTTAGGGCGAGATGAATTACGTCGTATCGTGACAGGGTTTGCGGAAATGGGGACTGAAAAGGTCCGTATTACTGGTGGTGAACCTTCATTACGGAAAGACTTCACGGATATTATTTCAGACATTGCCGAGATCCCTAAAATTAATAAGGTAGCGACAACGACAAACGGTTTTAATCTAGAAAAATATGCACAACAATGGCGTGATGCAGGACTTGATGCATTAAATGTCAGTATTGACAGCTTAGATGCTCGTATGTTTCGTCAGATTACTGGTAAGAACATGTTCCACAAAGTAATGGCTGGCCTTGATGCTGCTTTTACTGCTGGCTTTGAAACCGTTAAAGTGAATACGGTATTAATGCGTAACTTAAATGATATCGAGCTGGATGATTTTCTAAATTGGATCAAAACTAGGCCGATTCAATTGCGCTTCATTGAATTAATGCAAACTGGTGATAACCAAGCTTTGTTTGATAAGCACCATGTTTCTGGCGCGAGTATTCGTGACAAATTAATACTGCAAGGTTGGGTAAGTAAAGTTAGAGGTAAGGCGGATGGACCTGCACAAGTTTTTATTCACCCTGATTATATTGGTGAAATTGGTTTAATTATGCCTTATGAGAAGAATTTTTGTTCAACTTGTAACCGCCTACGTGTTTCTACGAAAGGGCGCTTACATTTATGCTTATTTGGCGAAGGCGGTGTTGAATTACGTGATTTATTGCAAGATGATAACCAGCAACAAGCGTTAATAGAGCGTGTGGTAGGACATATGTCTGAGAAGAAATCGACACATTTCTTACAAGACGGATTTACCGCGAATACACCACATCTTGCGTCTATTGGTGGCTAA
- the narQ gene encoding nitrate/nitrite two-component system sensor histidine kinase NarQ, translated as MIKNIIPSHQSIIILIGRGMFSILALASLLTFISLVALSLSLSDAASINKAGALRMQSYQIAYNLSIDETEVKRQVHIDIFNQSLAHVKNNIVDNWDITTKLKQEFMAVETQWQEQSDILHSDNPEQFLSNVDEFVLRIDSFVQNLQNHSEYKVKIITLIKGLGIGLIFAVCIITIRLMQVQVLKPLQQIFTASNQIRRGEFDVAFDFVYENEIGSLASNISHMANDLNKLYSTLEQQVDAKTKQLKEAKDKINFLYTTSQKLHVTHLNADMLEQTLQSVSELNGLSFYNLVLTGSEVETIYLNAGSDHGEQTIDLRLELEEQSFGTLTVLQREATDQDHLSSYCRIISRAQHRSQSNLEAQRSLLMEERAVIARELHDSLAQALSYLKIQVALLKRHLKNQEITPATNDIVDEIDTNLKLSYTQLRELLNTFRLTLDDANLSEAISIMLAQLRQRTTSIIHLRYELEERLFKPNQHIHILQIIREAVLNSIKHAESDEIIIDCGTNKNGTIEVSISDNGNGIPANPVKSNHYGLNIMGERASKLGAKLEIKNNKTKGTLVLLTFDRENKHA; from the coding sequence ATGATAAAAAATATAATCCCTTCCCATCAGTCTATTATCATTTTAATCGGTCGCGGTATGTTTAGTATACTAGCATTGGCCTCTTTACTTACTTTTATATCCTTAGTGGCCCTGTCACTCAGTTTATCCGATGCAGCGTCAATTAATAAAGCCGGTGCATTAAGAATGCAAAGCTATCAAATTGCTTATAATTTATCTATCGATGAAACAGAGGTAAAACGACAAGTTCATATCGATATTTTTAATCAATCACTTGCCCATGTTAAAAATAATATTGTGGATAACTGGGATATCACCACAAAATTGAAACAAGAATTCATGGCTGTTGAGACTCAATGGCAGGAACAATCTGATATTCTACACAGTGATAATCCAGAGCAATTCTTAAGTAATGTCGATGAGTTTGTATTAAGAATTGATTCCTTTGTACAAAACCTACAAAACCATTCCGAATATAAAGTGAAGATTATCACCCTTATTAAAGGATTGGGGATCGGCCTTATTTTCGCTGTATGTATTATCACTATCCGTTTAATGCAAGTACAGGTATTAAAGCCACTCCAGCAGATATTCACCGCATCAAATCAAATCAGACGTGGGGAATTTGATGTAGCGTTTGATTTTGTTTATGAGAATGAGATTGGCTCATTGGCGAGTAATATTTCGCACATGGCAAATGATTTAAACAAGCTTTACAGTACCCTAGAGCAACAAGTAGATGCGAAAACGAAACAGTTAAAAGAAGCTAAAGATAAAATCAATTTTTTATATACTACATCGCAAAAACTACATGTCACCCACCTTAACGCAGATATGCTCGAACAAACACTACAGAGTGTTTCAGAGCTCAATGGCCTTAGCTTTTATAATCTGGTACTGACGGGTTCAGAAGTAGAGACTATCTATCTAAATGCGGGCTCAGATCACGGTGAACAAACAATTGACTTAAGATTGGAACTCGAAGAACAATCTTTTGGTACATTAACAGTCTTACAACGAGAAGCGACCGACCAAGATCACCTAAGTAGTTATTGCCGTATTATTTCACGGGCCCAACACCGATCTCAAAGTAATTTAGAGGCACAACGCTCACTACTAATGGAAGAACGCGCAGTGATTGCCCGTGAATTACATGACTCACTCGCCCAGGCTTTGTCCTATTTAAAAATTCAAGTCGCCTTACTTAAGCGCCATTTAAAGAATCAAGAAATCACGCCAGCAACCAATGACATTGTCGACGAAATAGATACCAACCTAAAATTATCTTATACCCAGTTAAGAGAATTATTGAATACATTTAGGCTGACACTCGATGATGCCAATTTATCTGAAGCCATTTCGATCATGCTTGCACAGTTGCGTCAGCGCACAACATCGATAATTCATCTCAGGTATGAACTAGAAGAGCGTTTATTTAAACCCAATCAACATATACATATTCTCCAAATTATTCGGGAAGCTGTATTAAATTCCATCAAACACGCAGAGTCAGATGAAATAATAATTGACTGTGGCACGAATAAAAATGGTACTATCGAAGTATCTATTTCGGATAATGGGAATGGCATACCAGCTAACCCAGTAAAATCCAACCATTATGGCTTAAACATAATGGGAGAACGCGCTTCAAAACTAGGTGCTAAACTAGAAATAAAAAATAATAAAACAAAAGGCACCTTAGTATTACTAACCTTCGACAGGGAAAACAAACATGCTTGA
- the narL gene encoding two-component system response regulator NarL, which translates to MLENSYTILVVDDHPLMRKGIVQLLSLEEKFNVIGEASDGVEAITLAKQHEPDLVLLDLNMKGMSGLDTLKALRAEELSSRVVILTVSDNKQDVIRLINAGADGYLLKDSEPDLLLAQLQDVLSGQQALSESLLGYLDCLHEDNNFAEKLAKLTKRENQILLEISKGYSNKHVASNLHISEGTVKVHVKSLLKKLEASSRVEAAVMYLEFNKTSA; encoded by the coding sequence ATGCTTGAGAATAGTTACACAATTTTAGTAGTTGATGATCACCCACTAATGCGTAAAGGCATTGTTCAACTACTTTCATTAGAAGAAAAGTTCAATGTGATTGGTGAAGCTAGCGATGGTGTGGAAGCTATCACTCTTGCTAAGCAGCATGAACCAGATCTCGTATTACTTGATCTGAACATGAAAGGTATGTCAGGTTTAGATACTTTAAAAGCGCTTAGAGCTGAAGAATTAAGCTCACGCGTTGTTATTTTAACTGTTTCTGATAATAAACAAGATGTGATCCGTTTAATCAACGCTGGCGCTGATGGTTACCTATTAAAAGATTCTGAACCGGATCTATTATTAGCGCAGCTTCAGGATGTATTATCTGGACAGCAAGCACTATCAGAAAGCTTACTTGGCTACTTAGATTGCTTGCATGAAGATAACAACTTTGCAGAAAAATTGGCTAAATTAACTAAACGTGAGAACCAAATTTTACTTGAAATATCTAAAGGCTACAGCAACAAACATGTGGCAAGTAATCTGCATATTTCAGAAGGTACAGTAAAAGTTCACGTTAAAAGTCTATTGAAGAAATTAGAAGCAAGTTCACGTGTTGAAGCTGCAGTTATGTATCTTGAGTTCAATAAAACAAGCGCATAA